TTTCTTAAAAAGGAAAAAGGAGAATGGCAAACCAGAAAGGAAAGATAAAGATGAGATAGTAAACCGTAAGAATAAGAGACAAGAAGAGTTAGATAAAAACAGAAAAGGTCttgatattaaagaaaaaaaaccttttgataaGAAAGCTTACCGCCTTAAGAAGTACAGCAAGAAGTACAAGCTTGAGCAGTGGGAAGAGCAGCGTAAGAAGAGACTGATTCGGGAATATCGGAAAAACGTTAAAAATGATCCCACCGTAGGATCCTACAAGCCCAAGTCTTTCGACGAGGAGACAGATGGGGCCGACGAAACTGGTAAATACGTTAGACATCCCGACTTAGTAGACAAAGTAGAtacagaaaacaaaactaacGAAGTCACGATAACTAAAATTAAGAAAGATCCTTTCCACAAAGCAAAGGAGcacttaaaaaaggttaaacaAGAAAAGCTAGAGAAGCAACAACAGATTGAGAAAATTAAGGaggaaaaaagacaaaaaatggaagaatataaaaagaaaaaacaggaACGGTTTAAGAAACTAAGTAAGAAGACGAAGAAGGGTCAGCCCATGATGACGGGCAGACTGGAACTCCTTTTGGAGAAAATCCAAAGCACAAAATAGATAAATTTGCTCGACAGGGTCAAATAGTAGaataaaatgaacttttaaaattaaatcggTGGATCGGGTTTTTGAAATCGATCTATGATAGTGTTAAACTTTTAGTCCTTAAATTAACTGAATAACATCGTTTAGTGTTTAAATTTGTTACATAATGACAAAAAAGCAAGTGGTTAAAAATGAAATCGCTCAATTCTTTGAGTAGTATTAGTGCTTTAGCTCTGGCTAGTTATTTTAATACGCCATTATCTTTGAAATACACACGTGAACATAAGCGATTTACGAAGCAATGTTCACAATCTGATTTACAGTTTCAGGTTTACGATTATAATGGTTATTTACTCAGGTAATGTGtccttttgttcttttttaattagctCATCGGTGGCTATGAGTGATATGATTTGACTGTTAAAGCCATGAACTTTCTAGTTTTATATTGTCCGTGTATGCGGTTTGTTGTGTCTCGATCAAGGATCGTTGTAACTTTGAAGTTTTGTACTGTgacttgaattaataaaaattgtgacgCCTGTGAGTAAATAGctgtattatttttcttatctacGTTAAggtatgtttctttttatacctgACTTATTCTACCATTCTGCAGAATGCATTAGTTAATCGTCCATGTTGCGATAAGTTTGGTTACGACACGCGATTGTTCTGAGGTATCTTAATCCAATGTGATTACATCCGTTCGTATACAGCAAACTGGCACTAGACCAAGGTATAGGACAAAGTATTTGAGACGTTTCTGCATATTTTGCTGGTATACTTTGCCAACAAGTCAAACATCGTACAAGTGATACATACCACCCTATAGCTAAGTCAGACGGCAGCCATTTTTGTCATCCGACACCTACCCAAAGATAAGCCGCAATAAAACGATTTCTAAATAGAATTACCGTAAGTCATAATAAACTTATCTGAATTGTAGGCATGTAATAGTCGTCTGATTATACTGATACTATTCAAATGATAAGAATGAATGGGGTTTTCTTATAACAAATTCcagaaatttcatattttttatacgtaGGTAAGTAGTTCTTGTTGTCGGTACtttctcatggagaagaacaaTCTAGAAGATCAACCGAAGAAAGTTGTGTAGTCATCATTTATACAGGGATGCCATGCATGTCATAtccacaaaatatataatagatcTGGGCCATGAAATGTACTTACAAGTTTGTGCAAAATGATTTTTGTACCCTCACTACAGCCCTAAGATTCATAGTTCAGTAAAACTGGTCTAGACAATGTAATCAAATGAATACAGACCGACAcagtaagataaaaataatgagcGTAATTAGAACTTGCTTACTGATTGCTGTTATCGCTCCGATAGCCTTGGCCAGATAACTGGGGTGCCGAATAGGAACCTAGTTATAAAGAGGGTAGTACACTACATATCAAAAAATTCTACTAGTGAACTTTACTTAAGTCTGCAGTGAGGCTTACTGCTCGGTCAACTAAATCTCTGAAAGCTGAAATATTGAATGAATATCTGGTTTAAAAAAGGACCCGCTCCTTGTGATTCATAAACTGAAAACCCAAAACTTGTCAGGTGACATTAATTTCAAGTAGTTTCCGAGcttgttaaaacaatttcagaGTGAAGTGTGCAAAACGTTGGTGAAAACTGATTTAATACATAAACAAGGAAAACACGAATATTGTAGGCAGTTGACAACATAAGCCGGTTatgtaaatcattttaattacttagttgaaaatgaaaacaaatataacatcAATTCAAAAACTGGTCTTAATGACTCCCAGAAATATGTCTCATAAATTAttcacaatataaaattaattatgcttGTGTAAACTATTTCGCAGCAGGTATTTGATAATGGGCCAAGCACCTGACACGCAGCGACCTCTTTATCATTCGCGAAACAGTCGACATAAAAATGGCGCCGGCAAAAATTGGCGCCAATGTTTGACAGTCGTACCACAGATAATGTAATCATTGACCCGTTGATAGCACGCAGGTTGAACCCATCACTAGGGACTTACGTGATTTAAAGTTAcatttgtatattaattttgatatacaGGAGTCGGTCACGTGTTCATAAggaaataaaacgtaaataaaacgcatgtctaaataatatttatagttagcTTTGAGTCACTTATCAACCGAGTGAAGTTACAAAATAATCACACTTAGTCTTATCGATAAATCTACAATAAacttctaattaataaaatactacctTTATTCGCGGAAATAGATACCGAGTATCGCATTGtatatcaaattttaatctaatacaAATGATTAATTACTATAAATTTTTCATGATTAGATAGCGTTTTCGTAGCATGTGCCTTGGTTTTACAATTGTATTTAATCCTTTGCAAAAAAATTGGTAAAGATCgattttaaatgatgtaatataaatactttttttttattaaagcatactaaaaatttaattaagcacGTTCATTCTGTTGCAAAGATCTTAAGAAAAGTCCGGACTTACCCGTAGGTAAACGTGCCGGCTGTTAGGAATTGCAAGTCAAATCAAAAAATtacttctaaaataatattcatgtaaattaattatgcaACTACACTGCAGATGCCAGCAAGTCTATCGCGggagataacaaaataaaacagagaTTACGCTTCGCGCTTTTTGTGTATGGAATAATTATGTCATTGCTCAGAATCTCAGTGCTATCGGGGGATTAGTGTTTATGATTATATTGTATTCAGACTGCTTCAGGAATTTTTCCGGTGTTTTTACTTTATGATTCAAGTTGAAGGTCTTTTAGTGACAGTTTTATACTCGTTCAAGTCTCATTAAACTGGGCAAAAATTGTAGTGGATGAAACATGCCAGATTGAAAATGCGAGAATTTGAAAAGGGAAACCGATTACAGTTACAattctattttgatttttggGGTCTTTCTGCAGTTTGGCCGCCCAATAAAAATCTGCAATGTGTGACCGATAGTCAAAATGTTTTCATCCTCTAATCGATCTcaagacaaataataattttcagatCGATTTATGTGAAAGTCCATTCTACATTGTACCCTCTTGAATATTAGCAATgtacaatattaaaaccttAGAAATTATGAAGTCTTTAATGAGTATTTATGAAATGACTATGTTCCCCTATTGTTATCCCTCTTAGTTACATTTATTGATATAGATATCTTCTTTTATTACACGTGCAAGAAGATAAATGTGATGACCTTATATGAGTAATTGTTACACACAATAAGCTTAATAAAGATAACAATTATGCCTTGTTTGGACACCGATAATGATATCTGCCACCCCTATCGCTGGAGAAACGTGATTTTATCATAATCTACAAGAATCTGTTTTATTGTAGAACTGTAAAGAAATGTTATCATTTGCATGCCAGCATTCTGTTTTATTGCGCAACGTGACTTGGATTTTATGTATCAAGCTATGCTAATGATAGGTTATCTTAAGCTTTCTTTCATTCATTGTGAGAGATGGAtggaaatacaaataataataatataatattggacaacattcacacaacgccatctagtctcaaattaagcagagcttgtgttatgagtactagacaactgataaacatacttatatagttctaaatacatacataatatagataaattacacccagacacagaacaaatgatcgtgctcatcacacaaacatttgtcctgggtgggaatcgaacccacgacctccggtatagcagtcagggtcactaaccacttaaccaacaggcccgtcaataaTGACTAGCTTTTGTCTAAAATCAATCTTTTTAGTTCGCTTAACATTGAAGACAGATATGGAATTTGATAACAGCTTCATTCGACAGCTTTAACTTTCTTCTGTCCGTTTCAAATAGCCTTAAGTTACTGAGTACCAATCGGTTATGTGAACCATGTTTATTTATTCCACAGCTACAGAACCAGTTTGTAGATCTCTCACAGTCAAAGTTATCTGAACTTGGTCATTTGACCTCACTGAATCTCACGAGCgtattctttatattattaaactgttaTCGGGAATGTAGTTTTTGATTTAATGAgcgtacataatatttatacaggGTTTGTGGTATTTATTCTAGATGTATTCGAAGAATTAGTATCAGAAAACACCGCGtagtaaaaaatcttaaagataTATCTTTGCGAAAGTATCAGAGGTTTTTTGAATGCTTACTACACTGTAGCAGTTTTGGAGCTACGACGACGACTACGAATCGAATCGTAGCGGCGCGGCGTGTAAAGTTAAACCTTTGAGAAAAAATCAACTGGAATCGAATCAAAACAGGGAAACAGAAACGTAGTCAAAAGAACGACAACCAGAACAGAACCAGATCATAAGAGCTAGATTTGTACAACTTGGCTATGTTTGGTTCAGCTAATCAGCTAGCTGGCATACTGTCAACTAATATGCTTTCGATGACTCTTCAGCTAATCAAGGCTTATTGACTGGATCTTTAATTCCTGATGCAATTTCATGACTAACTAGTACATAGAAAGTAAATTGTCTTCAATTGCGTCGACTTGGTAATTTGGGACAGTGCAATTAGTAGGCAAGCTAATAATAGTCATGTATGGCGCAATAAATGCATCTCATAGACGTTTTCGGTTCATTTGAAATTGCTAGGACAGACTTTGATGCTCCTTTGTCTTTCATTTACATCTCGAGAACTTTCCCTTCAAATTTCGCTCAATAATGgtaataggtatatttaaaacCAGTTTCAGTAAATTGGATGTATAGTGCACACGGTTTGCGGCCTATGTTTTGGCCCTTAGCAAAACAAAGCCAACACTATCGATATTTTTATCTCTAGTAACTACACTATTTTATATCTACAGTCATGCGGTAATATTTCAATATCGCACATACTTGGCAATAGGTCGACTTGTTACTATACAAGATTGGTATCGCTGAAAAAGCTATTACATGGATTTGAATCATTCATGTCGTACAGAAATTGAAAGGAAATGATCTTAGAGGCGGGACAAACAGCAATACCTAGTGTTGCCACTACATGTTATATCACATCTGAAACAATATCGATTTACTTGAAAAACAaggaaatattatattccaggaaaataaattaagtaaatattgagTAAGTAAACAAATATCACGTTGCTGTCAATAAACGTGTTCTAAGAAACTGCGTGTTGACTAAAATTATACAGAAACAATAGACTCGCGATATCTTTTGTCCTTCTCTGGCAAAGGATTTGTTTAGTCACTTAACTCTTAATATCTCACGAGTACTTAGtcatatacattttaatgtatataaTTCGTTTGTCATCTTATTTGGAAATATGCCAATCAATCGATTATAGTATAAAAGTGAAAAGGTctgaaaactaaacaaaaataattatgcaactggatcttttttctattcatttattcaaCAATATTGATAGTCGTAACTAATACACCTACTTTCTTTCCTAACATTAAACATGCCTCAACTAGTACATTGTGGTTATTATTCACCCCTATACCAAACCACTCTTAAAATATAGATACATACTCGCAAACTAATCAGTGCAGAATTTCCACAAGCACGAATGGCAAACACCATCGCGTGAAGTGTAAACAGCCGACAAAGCGTGAGCGATATCGTTGGCTGTTGGTCACGTGCGGACCCATGGCTACCCCCCGGACAAATGGGGCAGAGGTTATCAAAGTAATATTGACATGTAACTTGTCCAATGTTAGATACTTGGACAGATGGATTATTAAAAATTGGTAAAATTTTAGGCTAAGCATCCTTATGTACCTCTTTTGTCATTTATTTGCAAAGTAAAGCTTCTGTATCTACATACCTTCCTTTTATCTCTTTTTCATTGACTATGATGTGCCTGCTAACGTCGGcacttattgttatttattacttgcCTAACAATTCCCATTTTGAGCAAAAGCCTacccattttttttctactcaTACTTCTTTACCAGAAGACATTACAAGAACGAAGAAAAcattgaattttgtttgtttttaatacctGTCACTAATGCagattaagattttattatttttttactaattaatgcGTTCTGATTGTTCTGAATACAATGTGCTTTTGGTTAGAGCTAATTAAATTATGTCATTAGCCTGGCCGAAGCCACTCCCAGCAGTGGATTAACCTAATTGAGGCCTAGTCTACAAATGAGACTGGAAAAATAGAACAATACATAGATACCTCGTACACCATTAACAATTGTATTCATTAGCATTCGTACTTAATTGTCATTTTACGGCCGTTGTTTACCTAGATGCgaactaaataaaacaatataatagaTAAGAAATCGCAACAAAATGGTCTCCTTTTTATCtactaattaataatactaattgTTTTTCTTCGTTGAATCTAATGCGGCGTAGAACCCAAAACAAACAGATACCGGTGAGTGTCGCGTGTGTCGTGCACAGCTCGCGCTCGTGGCGCCGACGTCAGCAAAGCGGTTCGCGCCAGAACTCCGAGGTTCAACAATTATTAGGCTGTAGTACTATCTTCCTGATAATTGGACCATCCCGCGACTCCTGATAACGCTCCACATAAATACATGAGCGGCGGCCATTTTTTATCAGTTTGCCGCCATCGCGCATCTGTGACAGTTGACAGTTGCCGTTTATTCGGAAACCAAGGAGTTCTTATTCACGGTTGCTCTCGCAACGTGTTCGTTATTTTGCGCTTTGTAATTTCGTTGTTTTTAGCAACAACCTCGGGTTGTTGCTTAAAAGTGGTAAAAAAGCTTTGAGAATTACGCTATCACGGGTGAGttaaattacctattttatatttttaatttaaaattatggtcGGCAATCACGCACGATAACTTTTACACCTGATAATTATTTCAtcagaatttatttatgaatttgtaaaatttccttaatttattaattttcttttgttatttctggttttaaaacatttaacttaAGACTTGTACTTGAGATGAGATGAGATATAATTAagtaatggaaatattttcacctttttttttaaagagtaaaGTTTCAATAATGGTAAAGGCATGATTAATGtagtagataaataatatttttttgagcccggcaattaaaataaaatgaaaactgtaatagaatttgaatataaataagtcattcgttttaacaaaaaataacttgaacttaaagttaaaaacaatagGTTATTATAATagcaattttattgatttcatagGTTTAACCTATGCGTGAAAACTTCACGATATTTCCCTTATTTGAGGTTCCCTCAAAATGGGAAAATACAATAGAGATGGACGCTAACGTTACTAATGGATAAAGCTCTATATTCATTTATtccattattaaaatgtatatattttaacttaGGACGAACTATCGAAATCCGCTCCGCGAAATCATTTGCAAGTTTCCATCAACActttaaaataatgcaaatacGGGTGACTAACAACAAAAAGTTCCGCATCTAAGACTCACCAAAATGTTAccatattcaaaaaataaaggCAGGGGAAAATTTAGCACTAAGTAATAAACGTAATGGAATTTATGAACGATTACTGTAACATTGGCCTTGGCACGCGCCGGTGTGCGCGGGcgccgcgtgacgtcacaactaATGTCTCTAACAACGGTCAGCAACAGAAATTGGTTAACACAGTCAAAATTACCAAGCAATTAAAGAGATTATATTGTGGTTTTTTCTACTAGATAACACAAAATAGGTTTGACACCTAGTACCGTTGAAAGTGACAATTAGACATTCATTTTCACTTTACTGAGAATAACTCGAACATTGTAAATCGGATTGTGTCATCGTATTTTATATTGCCGTCTGTACTTTGGTCTCGCGGTAGTAACCATGcctatataattatattaaactttttagtaTGCTGTTAGCACAACATTTTGatgtaagaaattaaattagtaagttTGAGGCCATGAACCTATAGGATGTCGagtttagtaattatttaaaagagtgTCATTTTAACTAGAATTCGTATTTTTCCTTAATCTTAcctttacaaagaaaatagtGGAAAGGAATGGtctaagtttaattttattcatatcaTTAGAATCACGGCTTTACTGTAGGTACgtgatacaataaaaacaagctAAAGAATGGAATATTTTAGATTGACAATATACACAAGGATTTACCGAAATTTGGGGGGCATTGCATCTCATAAACGACTCCAGAGTTAAggaattttaatccttgtgttgcgggggctTTACTACCATCCAAATCACATGCACTAATGCCTGACTTAGAAagttagaacaagcatttgaggaTCATACTTGTCTTGCGCCGGAATCGAAAATATTCCAATTCCCAGATATTGACAAGTATCTACTTGTTTTTCTGGCTTTATCCGACATTCTCTTCTACTCGGTGTCTACGCCTCATTTTTCATATCACATTTTACATCT
The genomic region above belongs to Trichoplusia ni isolate ovarian cell line Hi5 chromosome 5, tn1, whole genome shotgun sequence and contains:
- the LOC113494296 gene encoding thyroid transcription factor 1-associated protein 26 homolog: MEKKRDSFFLKRKKENGKPERKDKDEIVNRKNKRQEELDKNRKGLDIKEKKPFDKKAYRLKKYSKKYKLEQWEEQRKKRLIREYRKNVKNDPTVGSYKPKSFDEETDGADETGKYVRHPDLVDKVDTENKTNEVTITKIKKDPFHKAKEHLKKVKQEKLEKQQQIEKIKEEKRQKMEEYKKKKQERFKKLSKKTKKGQPMMTGRLELLLEKIQSTK